The region GCCGAGAGCAAGATCACGGTTCGGTCCGTTTCAAATCTGTCCGCTGCTGAAGTGCGCATTGATTATGAGACCTATCAGAACGGAGCTTATGACTCCGGTGTTGCTGTCTGCGAATATGGTCACGATGCAGCTACGGGAAACCGCACGGCGCTGGCGGGGATCGACACTCATTTCGGCCGCCTGTCCGAAACCCAGTTGTGGGCTCTCAAGCGGTTCTGGCTGGCACGCCCTGGCAAAATCAGCGAAGCTATCGACATGCTGGCCTTTGAAGATGGTGGAGAAGTCATCGCCCCATCCCCATTCGAACAATTATTAGCGCTTTTTGACGGGGATTGAGCCCTACCCTCTCCGATATTCAGAGACTGATCACAAGAGCCGCCAACTCCTGGAAAGAAACCTGCAGAATGCCTGAACACACTTCTGTCGACCTGTCGACGATACAGGATGCCGCCTCGATCATTGAAGGCCATATCTTACGGACTCCGACCCTGTTCTCCCCGCGCCTGAGCGCCCGGCTCGGAGCAAAGGTCCACGTCAAGTATGACAACATGCAGGCCACCGGTGCCTTCAAGGAGCGTGGGGCGCTGGTCAAGCTGACCATGCTGTCAGAAGACGAGCGGAAACGCGGCGTCGTTGCCATGTCAGCGGGCAATCATGCACAGGCTGTTGCCTATCATGCCGGTCGGCTTGGCATTCCGGCAACCATCGTCATGCCGCGTTTCACACCATTCGTGAAAGTCGAAGCCACTGAATCCTATGGCGCGACCGTCGTTCTTCACGGTGACACCCTCATTGAGGCTCAACAGGAAGCACAGCGCCTGTCAGAAGAAGAAGGCCTCGTCTGGGTTCATCCATTCGACGACCCGGATGTCATTCGCGGACAGGGAACCATCGCTCTTGAAATGCTGGAGGACTGCCCGGATCTCGATACGCTTGTGGTCCCTATCGGAGGCGGAGGTCTGATTTCCGGTATTGCTGTTGCCGCAAAAGCGTTGAAGCCTGAGATCACCATCGTCGGCGTTGAAACGGAGCTTTATCCGGGCATGACACGCGCCCTCAAAGACCCCTCTCTTGAATGCGGAGGCAACACCATTGCCGAAGGCATTGCCGTCAAGGATGTGGGGCAGCTCACCCGTCGCATTACGGCAGAGCATGTGGATGAGCTGGTGATTATCCCCGAGGCGCTCGTGGAACAGGCCATCTATCTCTATATGGCCCTTCAGAAAACCAGTGCGGAAGGTGCAGGCGGAGCAGGCCTTGCAGCCCTTCTCCATGACCCTGAACGGTACCACGGCAAATCTGTCGGGCTGGTGCTGTGCGGTGGTAATATTGATGCACGTATCCTCACTTCCATCATGGTGCGGCAGCTCGAGAGCGAAGACAAGATTGTCACTCTGCGGATGATCATCCCGGACCGGCCCGGCATCCTGGGTACCATCTCGACGATTATCGGCGGTATGGGTGCAAATATCCTGGAGGTCTCCCATCATCGGCATTTCCTTGCGGTTCCCGCCAAGGGGGCCACTCTGGATGTGACCATGGAAACCCGGAACCGGGATCACGCTGAACGGATCATCAAAAGCCTGGAAGCAGAAGATCTGATCGTCCGGCGACTGAAATCAGCCCGTAGCGATGATGCCTGATGCTCACTTGTAAAGCCCGCTGCCTTCCCCATCTCTTGTGTGACGATATATTCAAAATACAGGATGCGATATGAGCACCGAAAATCCGTTGCCTCAGACAGGAGTTGGTATTAGCCGCACCATGACATCAGGTGTCAGAACACGCCGGATGATGGCCTTTGTGGTTGATGCCATCATCATCGCAGTGCTCACATCCATTATGTATGTGGTGGTTGCCGTTCTCGGGATAGTCACACTGTCTCTGGGGTGGCTGCTGTTTCCAGCGGTCTTTCCCTGTGTTGCCCTGCTCTACAATGCATCGACTCTTGGCAGCCGTGATGCGGCAACAATCGGCATGCGTCTGATGGGGCTTCAGGTCCGCTTTGAGGATGGCGCATCCATGACCATGCTGCAGGCATTGGCGCACACCCTGCTCTTCTATGTATCCGTCACCATTCTGACGCCATTTGTGCTGCTGCTGTCACTGTTCACCAGACACAAACAATTGCTGCATGATCTCCTGTTGGGCGTCATTGCCGTGAACTCTGACCAATAGATGCCGTTTCCTTGATGGTATCAATATCCGGTGCCCTTAAAATTGATTTCGTGCTTTAATTGTACGGAATCAGAACCCACCGCAATGCGGCAAAGGAAGACCGGGGACTGTTGAGTGGATTATAGTTTTGCGGGCCAT is a window of Coralliovum pocilloporae DNA encoding:
- a CDS encoding threonine ammonia-lyase; this translates as MPEHTSVDLSTIQDAASIIEGHILRTPTLFSPRLSARLGAKVHVKYDNMQATGAFKERGALVKLTMLSEDERKRGVVAMSAGNHAQAVAYHAGRLGIPATIVMPRFTPFVKVEATESYGATVVLHGDTLIEAQQEAQRLSEEEGLVWVHPFDDPDVIRGQGTIALEMLEDCPDLDTLVVPIGGGGLISGIAVAAKALKPEITIVGVETELYPGMTRALKDPSLECGGNTIAEGIAVKDVGQLTRRITAEHVDELVIIPEALVEQAIYLYMALQKTSAEGAGGAGLAALLHDPERYHGKSVGLVLCGGNIDARILTSIMVRQLESEDKIVTLRMIIPDRPGILGTISTIIGGMGANILEVSHHRHFLAVPAKGATLDVTMETRNRDHAERIIKSLEAEDLIVRRLKSARSDDA
- a CDS encoding RDD family protein, producing MSTENPLPQTGVGISRTMTSGVRTRRMMAFVVDAIIIAVLTSIMYVVVAVLGIVTLSLGWLLFPAVFPCVALLYNASTLGSRDAATIGMRLMGLQVRFEDGASMTMLQALAHTLLFYVSVTILTPFVLLLSLFTRHKQLLHDLLLGVIAVNSDQ